One genomic window of Coffea eugenioides isolate CCC68of chromosome 1, Ceug_1.0, whole genome shotgun sequence includes the following:
- the LOC113776120 gene encoding uncharacterized protein LOC113776120, whose product MTVMKRYVLRLFFSLKYVTANVVDRNSGRIIASASTVEHALKNTLECGRSCNAKAASTVGEVLAMRLRVEGLEQGQGNGIHVNVNKEIEKKGFKNRTKVWSVVNALKSNGVKLILDDDDNQNSRSS is encoded by the coding sequence ATGACTGTTATGAAGAGGTATGTCTTAAGATTGTTCTTTTCCCTGAAGTACGTCACTGCAAATGTAGTGGACCGAAACAGTGGACGCATAATCGCATCAGCATCAACAGTTGAACATGCGCTCAAAAATACGCTTGAATGCGGTCGATCTTGCAATGCTAAGGCAGCATCAACTGTTGGAGAAGTATTGGCAATGAGACTTAGAGTAGAAGGCCTTGAACAAGGACAGGGAAATGGAATCCATGTCAATGTGAACAAGGAAATTGAGAAAAAAGGTTTCAAGAATCGGACGAAAGTCTGGTCTGTTGTAAATGCCCTCAAGAGCAACGGAGTCAAACTTATTCTCGACGACGATGACAATCAGAATTCTCGTTCAAGTTAG